A window of the Aspergillus flavus chromosome 6, complete sequence genome harbors these coding sequences:
- a CDS encoding fungal-specific transcription factor domain-containing protein, whose translation MHWKQSAGPAKSVEGFLSFPAIVTELSDMEADRRTSTGSAPAIPRRLQACERCWKRKQKCDRQLPACTTCVEADAQCAPRRVPIGPTTEEGSGLSHAAVPNYVETLKRKRDELDAQFRQQRARRERDESVPGPRLSPNMETTSAGSPGESNPTPSTAPTSFSERSVQVAMGEIGFLSRNAMAEPRDETRGFPQELAMGNMVRAALVISGEDPSQSRDLCNHRRTFVTMMGPATGITKEFATPYVNRFLDHVGVMFLHIDRRKLQGEFDSYFDAHRGQPSHTKAPNPDTAFLEFRVYMAVAIGMLLTPEPGSELLATGLHAAATERLTIIIEQVNCVKTLHCLWSLALYSMLSSLGGSTWHLVGLAMKKCISFRLHREPYPDSDTSQEELNSRRSIFWALYVLDRTISCVMDRPFSIEDEDILVQLPVYNSTSKTVAEFDFVCGVLPPEGVCTITAT comes from the exons ATGCACTGGAAGCAATCTGCCGGGCCGGCAAAGAGCGTTGAGG GATTCTTGTCCTTCCCCGCTATTGTCACTGAGTTATCGGACATGGAGGCTGATCGTCGGACATCCACTGGCTCGGCTCCAGCCATTCCACGGAGACTCCAGGCCTGCGAGAGATGCTGGAAACGCAAGCAAAAG TGTGATAGACAGTTGCCAGCGTGCACGACCTGTGTTGAAGCTGATGCACAATGTGCCCCCCGGCGCGTCCCCATCGGGCCCACTACGGAGGAGGGCAGTGGCCTCTCGCATGCTGCCGTACCAAA CTATGTGGAAACcctcaagagaaaaagggacGAGTTAGACGCGCAGTTTCGACAGCAACGGGCACGCCGAGAAAGGGATGAGTCGGTCCCTGGACCCCGGCTGTCGCCGAACATGGAGACTACTTCGGCAGGTAGCCCTGGAGAGTCGAACCCGACACCATCAACAGCTCCCACCAGTTTCAGTGAGCGGTCTGTACAGGTGGCGATGGGGGAGATTGGATTCCTGTCCCGAAATGCGATGGCGGAGCCACGAGACGAAACCCGTGGATTCCCTCAAGAACTAGCTATGGGGAATATGGTGAGAGCCGCCCTGGTCATTTCAGGCGAGGATCCATCACAGTCTCGAGATTTGTGCAATCATCGACGAACATTCGTTACCATGATGGGACCTGCGACGGGGATCACCAAGGAGTTTGCCACACCTTACGTGAACCGTTTCCTCGATCACGTCGGGGTGATGTTTCTTCACATCGATCGGAGGAAGTTACAGGGTGAATTTGATTCCTACTTTGATGCCCATAGAGGGCAGCCGAGTCATACGAAGGCCCCCAATCCGGACACCGCGTTCTTGGAATTCAGAGTCTACATGGCTGTAGCTATTGGGATGTTACTTACGCCAGAACCTGGTAGTGAGCTATTGGCGACGGGTTTGCATGCAGCAGCGACGGAGAGACTTACCATCATTATAGAGCAGGTAAACTGTGTAAAGACCCTACACTGCCTGTGGTCATTGGCTTTGTATTCTATGCTCAGTTCACTCGGAGGATCCACTTGGCACTTGGTAGGATTGGCAATGAAGAAATGCATCTCGTTTAGGTTGCATCGGGAGCCGTATCCAGACTCTGATACAAGCCAAGAAGAGCTGAACAGCAGACGCAGCATCTTCTGGGCCCTATATGTACTTGACAG AACCATCAGCTGCGTAATGGACCGCCCGTTTAGTATTGAAGACGAGGACATCCTGGTTCAG CTTCCAGTGTACAACTCTACTTCGAAGACGGTAGCCGAGTTCGACTTTG TGTGCGGAGTTCTTCCTCCCGAGGGCGTTTGTACCATTACCGCAACCTAA
- a CDS encoding putative vitamin H transporter translates to MTSKDIESKTALELEDLKDAPHRDPLLELFPILQDKTPEELEKLNRSVVRKLDWYFLPCITMILLMSYLDRINVSNARLAGMQSDLHMSDTVWSAGISLFYVGYIISQVPANVFIAKGKPSILFPCIALVWSAVTICMPALTSGWGFCLCRFLVGVAEGPFVPAVSLLTSSWYTKQESPLRMGIWHAGNIISNVFSGLLAAAILTNMDGIAKLRAWQWFILLEGIVSIIVAVTGFWFIPNFPNNTGRRWFTEEEAAMAEYRQVVSAGGTREDDEGDYWGGVLLAVKDPFTWGFAAIHFSLIIAQSFKDFFPSIVETLNFSEVVTYLVQAPPYVIAYITTLVVSWSSGKTGDHCWHIVGPILVSLVGAVLMISTLDRGARYFSLILLCTGPFVGLNIQISWETTVVPRPRTKRAALIAIANCVSSVSHWFTPYFFLRSQEPRYQTGGGIIIAGCGLSVICCLITRWWCVRKNKKLDEAEAISGNVTEWRYAT, encoded by the exons ATGACGTCGAAAGATATAGAGTCGAAAACAGCCTTGGAATTGGAGGATCTCAAAGATGCACCCCACCGTGATCCTCTTTTAGAACTGTTTCCAATTCTTCAGGACAAGACCCCcgaagagttggagaagtTAAACCGTTCTGTGGTCCGAAAGCTGGACTGGTATTTCCTGCCATGCATTACAATGATTCTCTTGATGAG CTATCTTGATCGTATCAATGTCTCCAATGCCCGTCTTGCTGGTATGCAAAGCGACCTTCACATGTCAGATACAGTGTGGTCTGCGggcatttctcttttctatGTTGGTTATATCATTTCACAGGTGCCAGCAAATGTTTTCATCGCGAAGGGGAAGCCAAGCATTCTCTTCCCCTGTATTGCGCTAGTCTGGTCTGCGGTCACTATCTGTATGCCGGCTCTGACCTCCGGCTGGGGATTTTGTCTCTGTCGCTTCCTGGTTGGTGTGGCTGAGGGCCCTTTCGTCCCGGCCGTTTCTCTGCTCACCTCATCATGGTATACCAAGCAAGAATCACCATTGCGGATGGGAATCTGGCACGCGGGTAATATTATCTCGAACGTTTTCTCTGGTCTTCTCGCCGCTGCCATTCTCACCAACATGGATGGAATAGCGAAACTTCGGGCCTGGCAGTGGTTCATCCTTCTGGAGGGGATCGTGAGTATTATAGTCGCCGTGACGGGCTTTTGGTTCATCCCAAACTTTCCCAACAACACTGGTCGCCGGTGGTTcactgaggaagaagccgcCATGGCAGAATATCGACAAGTGGTCTCAGCGGGCGGAACCcgtgaagacgatgaaggaGATTACTGGGGCGGAGTGCTGCTCGCAGTCAAAGATCCTTTTACATGGGGCTTCGCTGCTATCCATTTTTCGCTTATCATCGCCCAATCGTTCAAAGATTTCTTTCCATCG ATAGTTGAGACACTCAACTTCTCCGAAGTTGTAACATATCTTGTACAGGCTCCACCTTATGTGATTGCCTATATCACCACGCTCGTTGTCTCCTGGTCATCTGGAAAGACTGGGGACCATTGTTGGCATATTGTTGGGCCCATACTGGTCTCTCTAGTGGGAGCGGTTCTCATGATATCAACATTGGACCGGGGTGCTCGATATTTCAGTTTGATCTTACTGTGCACAGGACCGTTCGTTGGTTTAAAC ATTCAAATATCCTGGGAAACCACCGTTGTACCACGTCCACGGACGAAACGAGCAGCTTTGATCGCCATTGCCAACTGCGTGTCCTCCGTGTCCCACTGGTTCACGCCGTATTTCTTCCTTCGGTCCCAAGAACCACGCTACCAAACAGGCGGAGGGATTATTATTGCCGGATGTGGACTGTCTGTGATCTGCTGTTTGATCACTCGGTGGTGGTGTGTGAGGAAGAATAAAAAACTAGACGAAGCCGAGGCTATCAGCGGAAATGTCACTGAATGGCGGTACGCGACTTAA
- a CDS encoding putative gluconolactonase precursor (unnamed protein product), producing MNFYPVPPVIQAEIYVRIPDSLRCTGQPTEWRGGSAVPASDIFLEGPTYVADGSLYIVDVPYGRILKVDAEKQVTECVRWDGEPNGLVVREDGCIVIADYKQGILLFDPSTNTISPLLTRRNLERFKGPNDLIISSTNDIYFTDQGQTGMTDQTGCVYRLSPTGKLDCLVSNGISPNGLALSPDERFLYVAMTRSNAVWRLPLHADGSTTKVGLFFQSFGCAGPDGLAVDEEGNVFICHPSLGSVFVVDADGIPKARIVTAPEGGKNLTNCTFGGPDGKTLFITDSIKGNVQCVRWHCRGVPVSKKVKQAKI from the exons ATGAATTTCTATCCAGTTCCCCCGGTTATCCAAGCCGAGATCTATGTCCGCATCCCGGACTCCCTCAGATGCACCGGCCAGCCCACTGAGTGGCGCGGTGGATCAGCTGTTCCGGCGTCTGACATTTTCCTCGAAGGTCCCACTTACGTTGCCGATGGCAGTCTCTACATAGTAGACGTCCCGTATGGCCGGATTCTCAAGGTGGATGCGGAAAAGCAGGTGACGGAGTGCGTTCGATGGGATGGGGAGCCGAACGGTCTTGTGGTGCGAGAGGATGGCTGCATCGTGATTGCGGATTATAAGCAA GGAATTCTTCTATTCGATCCTTCTACAAATACAATATCTCCGCTGCTTACTCGGCGCAACCTCGAGAGGTTCAAGGGCCCTAACGACTTGATCATCTCCTCCACGAACGACATCTACTTCACCGATCAGGGTCAAACGGGAATGACCGATCAGACCGGATGCGTCTATCGGCTCTCGCCCACGGGCAAGCTCGACTGCCTGGTTTCCAACGGAATTTCCCCGAATGGCCTGGCCCTCTCCCCCGATGAGCGGTTTTTGTACGTGGCTATGACTCGCTCCAATGCCGTCTGGCGACTTCCTCTACATGCCGATGGGTCTACTACCAAAGTCGGTCTCTTCTTTCAGTCCTTTGGATGTGCGGGTCCTGATGGACTTGCCGTGGACGAAGAGGGGAATGTATTTATCTGCCATCCCAGCCTCGGTTCGGTGTTTGTCGTGGATGCAGACGGAATTCCCAAGGCGAGGATTGTAACAGCGCCagaaggtggaaagaatCTGACGAACTGTACCTTTGGTGGCCCGGATGGGAAAACATTGTTTATCACAGATAGTATCAAAGGCAATGTGCAATGTGTGCGATGGCACTGTAGGGGAGTTCCAGTCTCAAAGAAGGTGAAACAAGCCAAGATATAG
- a CDS encoding Zn(II)2Cys6 transcription factor yields MHASPLALVELFRFQESKPDIVLSTLLQIACAYALNRYIYELEQHVQGLQTEVAVVEGRELDRGHSHSTAGVTDSPTPTRPERNSQALEPSIAIQTNDVISSPSITEGVGISFMSLLFADARWRDQNLKLLQNLSQSSGILETSVQPNSLPPAEEALAVFNNYLNGPHVLNPFLLRRDVQRLYHSAFSTSQTGSSSQKPDHLTKHDTFRTFMILAVGSIMLYRSGVHKHHPYGYFLTALQYIDTNILSRGLDSIQDLLLVVRFGIYHHIGTSIWELTTLCMRMCIEQGLHKLPRPAMRRRISLLQEQLQRRVFWECYMISQYSSITLDRPAAIAERDIQVGFPADADDEEIDAAEASGSFSDLDSFCRATTRPTMTGNTEMTVFFYCLRLRKITSKIRTKFQQSNGTPGDGHALTMDSITASGRIYEDLEELLSELEQWRRSAPTFSTPRGLYHTQEWYDLLLMRERLLLVRKAIDLVPKRNNIPPDDLLLICLEYAVSTITKFCPLFEQRKITYTRSYFQMLFTAGLSVMLWVSVASNHDTEMMVKAADAVKQSKKILKQMGREMPDATPYVSVYEALEVHVLGKYHTSSRLTQQTGGYLGQTQPHDHASPGMSGMLHDQSIGGEQHSVEQNHSQFSSHWPPLLNDLGSHHLLDHEPSTYASLLSRDLFGDNTFWNVEVGLGEYVYGDPMFLFSGIADDNV; encoded by the exons ATGCATGCTTCACCGTTAGCCTTGGTGGAGCTGTTCCGGTTTCAAGAGAGTAAGCCTGACATTGTGCTGAGCACGCTTCTCCAAATTGCCTGTGCTTATGCTCTGAATAGGTATATATATGAACTAGAGCAGCATGTGCAAGGTCTCCAGACAGAGGTGGCTGTTGTGGAAGGTCGAGAGTTGGACAGGGGCCATTCTCACTCCACGGCAGGAGTGACAGACAGTCCAACGCCGACACGACCTGAAAGAAATAGTCAAGCACTGGAACCTTCGATAGCAATACAAACTAATGATGTGATTTCATCACCCAGTATCACGGAGGGAGTCGGGATCAG TTTTATGAGCTTGCTCTTCGCTGATGCCAGGTGGAGAGACCAAAACCTAAAACTTTTGCAGAATCTATCTCAATCTTCTGGCATTCTAGAAACGTCAGTGCAGCCGAattctcttcctcccgcTGAGGAAGCATTGGCAGTATTCAACAACTA CTTGAATGGACCGCATGTCCTTAACCCCTTTCTGCTTCGTCGAGATGTACAGAGGCTGTACCATTCCGCCTTTTCAACAAGCCAAACTGGCTCTTCCTCACAGAAGCCGGATCATCTAACAAAGCACGACACCTTTCGTACCTTTATGATTCTTGCTGTTGGGTCGATCATGTTATATCGATCCGGTGTCCATAAACACCATCCTTATGGCTACTTCCTTACAGCGTTGCAGTACATCGACACGAATATTCTGTCAAGAGGATTGGATTCAATTCAGGATTTGTTACTCGTCGTGAGGTTCGGGATCTACCATCACATCG GGACATCAATATGGGAGCTGACCACACTGTGTATGAGAATGTGCATCGAGCAAGGCCTACATAAGTTACCTCGACCGGCTATGAGACGCAGAATTAGCCTTCTGCAAGAACAGTTGCAACGCCGGGTCTTCTGGGAATGCTACATGATTAGTCAGTACAGCTCGATCACATTGGATCGTCCAGCTGCAATTGCGGAGAGAGATATCCAAGTTGGGTTTCCTGCCGacgccgatgatgaagaaattgaTGCCGCTGAGGCATCTGGGTCGTTCTCTGATCTAGATTCCTTCTGCAGAGCCACTACAAGGCCTACTATGACGGGGAATACTGAAATGACGGTGTTTTTCTATTGCCTGCGGCTGCGGAAAATTACATCAAAGATCCGGACCAAGTTTCAACAAAGCAATGGGACCCCAGGTGACGGGCACGCGTTGACGATGGACTCCATCACAGCGAGCGGGAGAATTTATGAAGATTTGGAGGAGTTACTATCGGAGCTGGAGCAGTGGCGGCGATCAGCACCCACTTTCTCTACTCCACGAGGCTTATACCACACACAGGAATGGTATGACCTGCTGTTAATGAGGGAAAGGCTTCTTCTAGTGCGCAAGGCAATTGACCTGGTGCCAAAGCGGAACAATATCCCACCAGATGACCTCCTTTTGATCTGCCTCGAGTATGCCGTGAGCACTATCACGAAGTTCTGCCCTTTGTTTGAGCAAAGAAAGATCACATACACTCGGAGTTACTTCCAAATGCTGTTCACTGCCGGGCTCTCGGTGATGCTCTGGGTATCAGTGGCAAGCAACCATGACACTGAGATGATGGTGAAAGCGGCAGACGCGGTAAAACAGAGCAAGAAAATCTTGAAACAGATGGGACGTGAGATGCCGGACGCGACTCCTTACGTGTCTGTCTACGAGGCCTTAGAAGTACATGTATTAGGGAAATATCATACCTCGTCCAGGTTAACGCAGCAAACGGGAGGGTACCTCGGGCAGACACAACCCCATGACCACGCATCACCGGGGATGAGCGGTATGCTTCATGATCAAAGCATTGGAGGTGAGCAGCATTCTGTCGAACAAAATCATTCGCAGTTTAGCAGCCACTGGCCACCCCTACTCAACGATTTAGGATCGCATCACCTGCTGGATCATGAACCCTCCACCTATGCTTCCCTTCTCTCCCGAGATCTGTTCGGAGACAATACATTTTGGAATGTGGAAGTAGGACTGGGGGAATACGTATATGGAGATCcgatgtttcttttttcgggTATAGCAGATGATAATGTGTAA
- a CDS encoding putative D-3-phosphoglycerate dehydrogenase (unnamed protein product): protein MAPGITELSSSAGPSTAESKPTVYVLDTFPPTAIEYAKTLFNIIQPQDEEFKNWRQNARALLVRGSYVTADDIASCPNLIAIGKHGVGIDKINQDACAQRGIKILNTPGANARDVAELVVALALSVARGIRSITTRQMLKPVPKETCNGLTLYQKTIGIIGMGNIGRTVAEIFRGGFDANIVAYDAYMPEDVWSHIPHTRAKSVDEVLVQADVLSVHVPLTAETRNMISYEQIRAMKPDAILINAARGGIINEADLTKALSEGHLWGAGLDCHEQEPPSHEKYEALWKNLNVISTPHIGAATSRAQLASATAAVDNLYQYLSRL from the coding sequence ATGGCCCCCGGAATCACGGAACTCTCATCCTCAGCAGGTCCTTCGACCGCTGAAAGCAAGCCTACCGTCTATGTTCTTGACACCTTCCCTCCCACGGCCATCGAGTACGCTAAGACTCTGTTCAACATTATCCAACCTCAGGatgaagaattcaagaacTGGCGGCAAAATGCCCGAGCGCTGCTAGTTCGAGGCTCATATGTTACGGCAGATGACATCGCGAGCTGCCCGAATTTGATTGCCATCGGCAAGCATGGCGTGGGAATTGACAAGATCAATCAGGATGCCTGCGCACAGAGGGGTATCAAGATCCTCAACACCCCCGGTGCCAATGCGCGGGACGTTGCAGAGCTGGTCGTTGCACTGGCCTTGTCGGTTGCTCGGGGAATTCGGTCCATCACAACCCGGCAAATGTTGAAGCCCGTACCGAAGGAGACCTGCAATGGGTTGACTCTGTATCAGAAGACGATCGGCATCATCGGTATGGGGAATATCGGACGTACAGTGGCGGAAATCTTCCGCGGTGGCTTCGACGCCAACATTGTTGCTTATGACGCCTACATGCCCGAGGATGTGTGGTCCCATATCCCACATACCAGGGCAAAGAGTGTCGACGAGGTGCTTGTCCAGGCAGACGTGCTCTCTGTCCACGTCCCCCTTACCGCAGAGACTCGAAACATGATCTCCTATGAACAAATCCGCGCAATGAAGCCCGACGCAATTCTAATCAATGCTGCTCGGGGTGGTATTATCAACGAGGCCGACCTCACCAAGGCGTTATCAGAGGGGCATCTGTGGGGCGCAGGGTTAGATTGTCATGAGCAAGAGCCACCAAGCCATGAGAAGTATGAGGCCCTCTGGAAGAATCTGAATGTTATTAGCACACCACACATTGGCGCTGCCACCTCAAGGGCGCAACTGGCCAGTGCCACGGCAGCAGTGGATAACCTGTACCAATATCTCTCGAGACTGTGA
- a CDS encoding sorbitol dehydrogenase (D-xylulose reductase A): protein MESNNPSWFLYGPGEARLQSLPIPEIQDPHDVIVRIAYVGVCGSDVHFWKHGGVNKKVSKEQPLVLGHEAAGTIHTVGTAVKSVQVGDPVAIEPGIPCRRCRACKHGTYNICREMKFAAVPPDVHGTLTKYYRVPEDFVYKIPSGMSLQEAVLMEPLSVAVHSTRLVNITPGQTIVIMGSGSVGLLCGAVAKAFGAHRIILADILEHKLSFGSEFLDCETFLVSLDETPEESAARLLDMLDAPDGVDAVIEASGAEGPVQIGIYALRRGGSYVQAGVGKPKAEIPILALSQKELHVHGCFRYGPGDYDLALKLITKGSIDVKRLITSVTPFEQAPQAWDKTARGEGIKNLIQGVQD, encoded by the exons ATGGAGAGTAACAACCCATCCTGGTTCTTGTATGGGCCTGGGGAGGCACGTCTACAGTCACTCCCCATACCGGAGATTCAGGATCCCCACGATGTCATCGTCCGCATTGCCTACGTTGGAGTCTGTGGAAGTGAT GTACATTTTTGGAAACACGGCGGAGTCAACAAGAAGGTTAGCAAGGAACAACCGCTAGTACTAGGCCACGAAGCTGCTGGAACCATTCATACGGTCGGAACTGCCGTCAAGTCCGTTCAAGTCGGTGATCCCGTTGCCATTGAGCCTGGTATCCCCTGCCGGCGCTGCAGGGCTTGCAAACATGGCACCTACAATATCTGTCGAGAGATGAAGTTCGCGGCGGTACCACCAGATGTGCATGGTACTCTAACGAAGTATTACCGGGTACCAGAAGACTTTGTCTATAAGATACCATCGGGAATGAGCCTTCAAGAAGCAGTGCTCATGGAACCTCTCTCCGTGGCCGTGCATTCTACTCGTCTGGTCAACATCACTCCTGGCCAAACCATTGTTATTATGGGCTCCGGGTCGGTCGGTCTTTTGTGTGGCGCAGTCGCTAAGGCATTCGGCGCTCACCGGATCATTCTTGCCGACATTCTGGAACACAAGCTGTCATTTGGCTCCGAGTTCCTCGATTGCGAAACCTTCCTTGTCAGCTTGGACGAAACGCCAGAGGAGAGCGCAGCTCGTTTGTTAGATATGCTGGATGCTCCAGATGGGGTCGATGCTGTGATTGAGGCTTCCGGTGCTGAGGGTCCAGTCCAAATCGGCATATATGCCTTACGACGCGGTGGTAGTTACGTTCAAGCCGGTGTTGGGAAGCCAAAGGCCGAGATCCCGATCTTGGCCTTGTCCCAGAAAGAACTCCATGTCCATGGATGCTTTCGGTATGGACCAGGAGACTATGACCTGGCTCTAAAGCTGATCACCAAGGGATCCATTGATGTTAAACGCCTAATTACCAGTGTGACGCCCTTCGAACAAGCGCCGCAGGCTTGGGACAAGACAGCACGGGGCGAAGGAATCAAAAACCTGATTCAAGGTGTGCAAGATTAG
- a CDS encoding putative 4-hydroxy-2-oxovalerate aldolase gives MGSITPHAAYSLNNPFRTRILNGQITPLMSIKFVTGNEIPMMCKMAGVHAMFIDMEHSALDMRTVAQLILACNYAGVSPVVRSPSKSHWHISRILDAGAAAVVVPHIESVQEVRDIVKHAKFAPLGTRGCTNNQAVMNFQHVPTLVQNEILNEQTMLIPMIETPAAVEIADEIFAVEGVDGVLVGSNDLCTDLGIPGKYDSDLYQDAVTKVIQAANRAGKPVGIGGIGGRLDILEKWFKMGATWSLSGQDASMLQAGLKQMSKNYTEISERLQKEP, from the coding sequence ATGGGCTCCATCACACCTCATGCAGCATATAGCCTCAACAACCCCTTCCGGACCAGGATTCTAAATGGTCAAATCACACCGTTAATGTCTATCAAGTTCGTCACGGGTAATGAAATCCCCATGATGTGCAAGATGGCCGGTGTTCATGCAATGTTCATTGACATGGAACATTCCGCCCTCGACATGCGCACTGTCGCCCAACTTATTCTCGCCTGCAATTACGCCGGTGTCTCGCCCGTTGTCCGTTCACCCTCTAAGTCACACTGGCACATCAGCCGGATCTTAGACGCCGGTGCTGCGGCTGTTGTGGTCCCGCACATCGAGTCTGTCCAGGAAGTCAGGGACATTGTGAAGCACGCCAAGTTTGCCCCTCTGGGGACACGCGGATGCACCAACAATCAGGCCGTGATGAACTTCCAGCATGTACCGACACTCGTACAGAATGAGATTCTAAACGAGCAGACCATGTTGATCCCGATGATTGAGACTCCAGCAGCAGTGGAGATTGCCGACGAGATTTTCGCAGTTGAAGGAGTCGATGGTGTTTTGGTCGGCTCTAACGATCTGTGTACCGATCTGGGAATTCCCGGGAAGTATGACAGTGACTTGTATCAAGATGCTGTGACCAAGGTGATCCAAGCGGCTAACCGAGCTGGCAAGCCTGTTGGTATCGGGGGTATCGGTGGGCGACTAGACATTCTCGAGAAGTGGTTCAAGATGGGAGCCACATGGTCATTGAGTGGCCAGGATGCGTCTATGCTGCAAGCGGGCCTGAAGCAGATGAGCAAGAACTACACTGAAATCAGTGAGCGTTTACAGAAGGAGCCCTAG
- a CDS encoding putative transporter (MFS quinate transporter) codes for MGLISEARRAMQDAPKEVFNAYVLMCTCFFALSGVSKGFDEGNIASIVTQAHFKARFGLDTQSEDEYANTKGWLVSIATAGAVFGCLGCSPINDRFGRRWTLRIATVIYIAGVLGQGLCGGNLSGLYASRFIAGLGIGPLSIVPPVYITEISPKAIRGLLTVLFAACQQLGVVLGFFVNYGVTKQYPGVDEQWMLPTLLQIVPAVVWGFGTFFCSESPRWLLYKGHREEAAATMSKLRHLPRDHSVVLSELAGMDAQILHETEAVSNATVWDLLKETFVPVENRRRFFLIFMATLFSQWSGANAITQYSPTIFGYLGISGDEAKFLATGIYGVVKFVSTVCFALFIVDFIGRRRSLMTGISLQLITLIFVGAYLGVTSHLSADEIEATPSASRASTAAIVAIFLHAVAWSIGWFSIPYLVGSEIFPIRIRSLNMSISMAFHWAFYFGCSRAMPSLLAATHKWGAFVFFSCICLISLVYVFYAMPDTTGRSLEELDSLFQRPWYTVYQVAYPSRDEIQVERLEDKVSADGTSKHIEQA; via the exons ATGGGACTTATCTCGGAAGCGAGAAGGGCTATGCAAGATGCCCCAAAGGAAGTTTTCAATGCCTATGTTTTAATGTGTACGTGCTTCTTCGCCCTTTCTGGTGTGTCGAAAGGGTTTGATGAAG GAAACATTGCCTCGATCGTTACGCAAGCTCATTTTAAGGCCCGCTTTGGTCTCGATACACAGTCAGAGGATGAGTATGCCAACACAAAAGGATGGCTAGTATCTATAGCCACAGCTGGAGCGGTCTTTGGGTGTCTTGGG TGCTCCCCCATCAACGATCGATTTGGCCGACGTTGGACGCTCCGCATTGCTACAGTCATCTACATCGCTGGCGTCTTGGGTCAAGGGCTCTGCGGAGGAAACCTTTCCGGGCTTTATGCCTCCAGATTTATTGCAGGGTTGGGAATTGGCCCTTTGTCAATTGTTCCTCCGGTTTATATTACTGAG ATCTCGCCGAAAGCTATTCGTGGTCTTCTTACAGTTCTGTTCGCGGCTTGCCAGCAGCTAGGTGTAGTGCTAGGCTTTTTCGTTAATTACGGAGTCACTAAACAGTACCCTGGCGTCGACGAGCAATGGATGCTCCCCACTCTCCTTCAGATTGTCCCAGCTGTGGTCTGGGGTTTCGGAACTTTCTTCTGCTCGGAATCTCCTCGATGGCTTCTTTACAAGGGCCACCGAGAggaagcagcagcaaccatGTCCAAGCTTCGCCACTTACCTCGTGATCATTCTGTGGTCCTATCCGAACTAGCTGGCATGGACGCTCAAATATTGCATGAAACCGAAGCTGTCAGCAATGCAACCGTATGGGACCTCCTAAAGGAGACTTTTGTCCCCGTTGAGAACCGCCGtcgcttcttcttgatctttaTGGCCACGCTGTTCTCCCAGTGGTCGGGCGCCAACGCGATAACACAGTATTCACCTACTATCTTCGGATACCTGGGAATCAGTGGGGACGAGGCCAAATTTTTGGCGACCGGAATCTATGGAGTGGTCAAGTTTGTGAGCACGGTGTGCTTTGCATTATTCATTGTAGATTTTATCGGTCGACGCCGATCTTTGATGACCGGAATCAGTCTCCAACTGATCACTTTGATATTTGTCGGGGCATATCTCGGCGTCACCAGCCATCTCTCCGCTGACGAGATCGAGGCGACTCCCAGTGCGTCTCGGGCATCTACTGCCGCCATCGTTGCGATCTTCCTCCACGCGGTGGCCTGGAGTATTGGCTGGTTTAGTATCCCTTACCTTGTTGGCTCAGAAATATTCCCCATTCGCATCCGGTCGTTGAACATGTCCATTTCCATGGCGTTCCATTGGGCGTTTTATTTTGGATGTTCGCGTGCCATGCCGAGTCTTCTAGCTGCCACGCATAAGTGGGGAGCCTTTGTGTTTTTTAGCTGTATTtgtttgatatcattggtTTATGTGTTCTATGCCATGCCG GATACTACGGGAAGATCCCTTGAGGAGTTGGATAGCCTGTTCCAGCGACCGTGGTACACCGTTTACCAGGTGGCCTACCCATCACGCGATGAGATTCAAGTAGAGAGACTGGAGGACAAGGTGTCGGCCGATGGAACGTCTAAGCACATTGAGCAGGCTTAG